From the Pseudomonas sp. SORT22 genome, one window contains:
- a CDS encoding histidine phosphatase family protein, with the protein MGSIYLIRHGQASFGADDYDVLSPVGMRQSEALGEHLAQLGLRLDRCLAGDLRRQQDTARLALAVMHNAGCEVPTLETDNAFNEFDADGVIRGLLPGLLPDEPEALHVLRNGTQNRSEFQRLFALLVQRWHGGEHACEGAESWQGFVQRVDGGLQRVLQQAGNGDNIAIFTSGGTIAALLHLVTRITAGQAFELNWQIINTSLSQLKFRGREVALASFNSQAHVQLLKAPELITYR; encoded by the coding sequence GTGGGCAGTATCTACCTGATTCGACATGGCCAGGCTTCATTTGGTGCAGACGACTACGACGTCCTCTCGCCCGTGGGCATGCGCCAGAGCGAGGCCCTGGGCGAGCACCTGGCGCAACTGGGCTTGCGCCTGGACCGCTGCCTGGCCGGCGACCTGCGCCGCCAGCAGGACACCGCGCGACTGGCCTTGGCAGTGATGCACAACGCCGGTTGCGAAGTGCCCACGCTGGAAACCGACAACGCCTTCAACGAATTCGATGCCGACGGCGTGATCCGCGGCCTGCTGCCCGGCCTGTTGCCGGACGAGCCGGAAGCCTTGCACGTGCTGCGCAACGGCACCCAGAACCGCAGCGAGTTCCAGCGCCTGTTCGCCTTGCTGGTGCAGCGCTGGCACGGCGGCGAACATGCCTGCGAAGGCGCCGAGAGCTGGCAGGGCTTTGTCCAGCGGGTCGATGGCGGCCTGCAGCGGGTGCTGCAACAGGCCGGCAACGGCGACAACATTGCCATTTTCACCTCGGGCGGCACCATTGCCGCCCTGCTCCACCTGGTAACCCGTATCACTGCCGGCCAGGCTTTCGAGCTGAACTGGCAGATCATCAACACCTCGCTCAGCCAACTGAAGTTTCGCGGCCGCGAGGTGGCCCTGGCTTCCTTCAACAGTCAGGCCCATGTGCAGCTGTTGAAGGCGCCGGAGCTCATCACCTACCGATGA
- a CDS encoding DUF2970 domain-containing protein gives MDEPAQGKPPTFWQMLQSILAAAFGVQSGKNRARDFNHGKASHFIALGTVFTLLFILVLIGLVQLAMHLTAR, from the coding sequence ATGGACGAACCCGCCCAAGGCAAACCCCCGACCTTCTGGCAGATGCTGCAAAGCATCCTGGCAGCGGCCTTCGGGGTGCAAAGCGGCAAGAACCGCGCCCGCGACTTCAACCACGGCAAGGCCAGCCACTTCATCGCGCTGGGCACCGTGTTCACCTTGCTGTTCATTCTGGTATTGATCGGGCTGGTGCAACTGGCCATGCACCTGACCGCCCGCTGA
- a CDS encoding SCP2 sterol-binding domain-containing protein has product MSDVAKAVEAMKAKFNPAAAAGLDLVFGFNITDEDKHYALIVKDGTCEIQEGENADANCTLVLDSDTLKGIVSGETDGMQAFMGGKLRVEGDMMLSMKLSELFPA; this is encoded by the coding sequence ATGAGCGATGTAGCAAAAGCCGTCGAAGCGATGAAAGCCAAGTTCAACCCAGCCGCCGCCGCTGGCCTGGACCTGGTATTCGGTTTCAACATCACTGACGAAGACAAGCACTACGCCCTCATCGTCAAGGATGGCACCTGCGAAATCCAGGAAGGCGAAAACGCCGACGCCAACTGCACCCTGGTGCTGGACAGCGACACCCTCAAGGGTATCGTCAGCGGCGAAACCGACGGCATGCAGGCCTTCATGGGCGGCAAGCTGCGCGTTGAAGGCGACATGATGCTGTCGATGAAACTGAGCGAGCTGTTCCCGGCCTGA
- a CDS encoding nitrite/sulfite reductase yields the protein MYVYDEYDQRIIEDRVKQFRDQTSRYLAGELSEEEFRPLRLQNGLYIQRFAPMLRVAVPYGQLTSRQTRMLAKIARDYDKGYAHISTRQNVQYNWPALEDIPEILAELATVQMHAIQTSGNCLRNVTTDQFAGVAADEVIDPRPWCEIVRQWTTFHPEFAYLPRKFKIAINGSSSDRAAIEVHDIGLEPVYNAAGELGFRVLVGGGLGRTPVVGAFINEFLPWQDLLSYLDAILRVYNRYGRRDNKYKARIKILVKALTPEVFAEKVEAEMAHLRGGSTTLTEAEVHRVAKHFVDPDYKALDNLDFSELEQQHPGFARWRARNVLAHKRPGYVAVTLSLKPTGVAPGDLTDKQLDSVADLAERYSFGQLRTSHEQNIILADVEQSQLHALWLELRENGLATPNIGLLTDIICCPGGDFCSLANAKSIPIAESIQRRFDDLDYLFDIGELDLNISGCMNACGHHHVGHIGILGVDKKGEEFYQVSLGGSASRDASLGKILGPSFAQDDMPDVIEKLIDVYVEKRTEDERFIDTYQRIGIDPFKERVYAANH from the coding sequence ATGTACGTATACGACGAGTACGATCAGCGGATCATCGAGGACCGCGTCAAGCAGTTCCGGGATCAGACCAGCCGCTACCTGGCCGGTGAACTGAGCGAAGAAGAGTTCCGCCCCCTGCGCCTGCAAAATGGCCTCTATATCCAACGTTTTGCCCCGATGTTGCGGGTCGCCGTGCCTTATGGCCAGCTGACCTCGCGCCAGACACGGATGCTGGCGAAGATCGCGCGCGACTACGACAAGGGCTACGCCCACATCAGCACCCGGCAGAACGTGCAGTACAACTGGCCAGCCCTGGAAGACATCCCCGAGATCCTGGCCGAGCTTGCCACCGTGCAGATGCACGCGATCCAGACCAGCGGCAACTGCCTGCGCAACGTCACCACCGACCAGTTCGCCGGTGTCGCTGCCGATGAAGTGATCGACCCGCGCCCCTGGTGCGAGATCGTCCGCCAGTGGACCACCTTCCACCCAGAATTCGCCTACCTGCCGCGCAAGTTCAAGATCGCCATCAACGGCTCGAGCAGCGACCGCGCGGCCATCGAAGTGCACGATATCGGCCTGGAGCCTGTGTACAACGCAGCCGGCGAGCTGGGCTTTCGCGTACTGGTCGGTGGCGGCCTGGGCCGTACCCCGGTGGTCGGCGCCTTCATCAACGAGTTCCTGCCCTGGCAGGACCTGCTCAGTTACCTGGACGCGATCCTGCGGGTGTACAACCGCTACGGCCGTCGCGACAACAAGTACAAGGCGCGGATCAAGATCCTGGTCAAGGCGCTCACCCCTGAAGTGTTCGCCGAAAAGGTCGAGGCCGAAATGGCCCACCTGCGCGGCGGCAGCACCACCCTGACCGAGGCCGAAGTGCACCGCGTGGCCAAGCACTTTGTCGACCCGGACTACAAGGCGCTGGACAACCTCGACTTCAGCGAGCTCGAACAGCAGCACCCAGGCTTTGCCCGCTGGCGCGCGCGCAACGTGCTGGCGCACAAGCGCCCTGGCTACGTCGCCGTGACCCTGTCGCTCAAGCCTACCGGCGTCGCCCCCGGCGACCTCACCGACAAGCAACTGGATAGCGTGGCCGACCTGGCCGAGCGCTACAGCTTCGGCCAGCTGCGCACCTCCCACGAGCAGAACATCATTCTTGCCGACGTCGAACAGAGCCAGTTGCATGCCCTGTGGCTGGAGCTGCGCGAGAACGGCTTGGCCACGCCGAACATCGGCCTGCTGACCGACATCATCTGCTGCCCGGGCGGTGACTTCTGCTCGCTGGCCAACGCCAAGTCGATCCCGATCGCCGAGTCCATCCAGCGTCGTTTCGACGACCTCGACTACCTGTTCGACATCGGCGAACTGGACCTGAACATCTCCGGCTGCATGAACGCCTGTGGTCACCACCACGTCGGCCATATCGGCATCCTCGGGGTGGACAAGAAAGGCGAAGAGTTCTACCAGGTCTCCCTGGGGGGCAGCGCCAGCCGCGACGCCAGCCTGGGCAAGATCCTCGGCCCTTCCTTTGCCCAGGACGACATGCCGGATGTGATCGAGAAGCTGATCGACGTCTACGTTGAAAAACGCACCGAAGACGAGCGCTTCATCGACACCTACCAACGTATTGGCATCGACCCATTCAAGGAACGCGTCTATGCAGCGAATCATTAA
- a CDS encoding ABC transporter substrate-binding protein produces the protein MLKALCQSLCLSLPLVAGAQAASVVFLNPGYSNETFWVSYSRFMQAAADDLGLQLRIQYSERRPELALTQAREVLEGRQRPDYLVLVNEQYIAPEIIRLSRDSGVKLFLVNNGLTPNQVELIASHPDKYPPLLATLVGNDEQAGYQMLKTLIALRARPGVTRPLELLAFSGLKTTPASQLREQGMRRALAEHPEVRLRQVVYGGWGRERAYEQARQLLQRYPKVELVWSANDEMAFGAMQALEEAGRVPGKDVLLSAVNSSPAALQARIDGRLSVLMGGHFSLGGWAMVLLHDDALKLPIDRDGRRDYQVPVLQMIDPQRARRWLNLQDQADYGLDFNRFSAQGHAPDYRYPFLNAPVEY, from the coding sequence ATGCTCAAGGCCTTGTGCCAAAGCCTTTGCCTGAGCCTGCCACTGGTGGCCGGTGCGCAGGCGGCTTCAGTGGTGTTTCTCAATCCGGGCTATTCCAACGAGACTTTCTGGGTCAGTTATTCGCGTTTCATGCAGGCTGCCGCCGACGATCTGGGCCTGCAGTTGCGTATCCAGTACAGCGAGCGCCGGCCGGAGCTGGCGCTGACCCAGGCCCGTGAAGTGCTCGAAGGCCGTCAGCGCCCCGATTACCTGGTGCTGGTGAACGAGCAGTACATTGCCCCGGAGATCATCCGCCTGTCCCGCGACAGCGGGGTAAAGCTGTTCCTGGTCAATAACGGCCTGACACCGAATCAGGTCGAGCTGATTGCCAGCCACCCGGACAAATACCCGCCCTTGCTCGCCACCCTGGTGGGCAATGACGAGCAGGCCGGCTACCAGATGCTCAAAACCCTGATTGCCCTGCGTGCCCGCCCGGGGGTGACCCGGCCGCTGGAGCTGCTGGCGTTTTCCGGGCTCAAGACCACCCCGGCCTCGCAGTTGCGCGAGCAGGGCATGCGCCGCGCCCTGGCCGAGCACCCCGAGGTGCGCCTGCGCCAGGTGGTGTATGGCGGCTGGGGCCGCGAGCGTGCCTACGAACAGGCCCGCCAGCTGTTACAGCGCTACCCGAAGGTCGAGCTGGTGTGGTCGGCCAACGACGAAATGGCCTTTGGCGCCATGCAGGCGCTGGAGGAAGCTGGGCGCGTGCCGGGCAAGGATGTGCTGCTGAGCGCCGTCAACAGCTCGCCGGCGGCGTTGCAGGCGCGCATCGACGGGCGCCTGAGCGTGCTCATGGGCGGGCACTTTTCCCTCGGCGGCTGGGCCATGGTGTTACTGCACGATGATGCGCTGAAACTGCCAATCGACCGAGATGGCCGGCGCGATTACCAGGTGCCGGTGCTGCAGATGATCGACCCGCAACGGGCCCGGCGCTGGCTGAACCTGCAGGATCAAGCCGACTACGGCCTGGATTTCAACCGTTTCAGCGCTCAGGGCCATGCGCCGGATTACCGCTACCCGTTTCTCAACGCCCCGGTCGAATATTGA
- the metH gene encoding methionine synthase encodes MSDRSARFQALQQALKERILILDGGMGTMIQSYRLEEHDYRGTRFADWPSDVKGNNDLLLLSRPDVIAAIEKAYLDAGADILETNTFNATQISQADYGMESLAYELNLEGARIARQVADAKTLETPDKPRFVAGVLGPTSRTCSISPDVNDPGYRNVTFDLLVENYLEATRGLIAGGADLILIETIFDTLNAKAAIFAVQQVFEEDRVQLPIMISGTITDASGRTLSGQTTEAFWNSVRHANPISVGLNCALGAKDLRPYLEELSSKAGTHVSAHPNAGLPNAFGEYDETPAEMAVVVEEFAASGFLNIIGGCCGTTPGHIQAIAEAVAKYPPRAIPDIPKACRLSGLEPFTIDRNSLFVNVGERTNITGSAKFARLIREENYTEALEVALQQVEAGAQVIDINMDEGMLDSQAAMVKFLNLIAGEPDISRVPIMIDSSKWEVIEAGLKCIQGKGIVNSISMKEGVEAFKHHAKLCKRYGAAVVVMAFDEVGQADTAARKREICQRSYDILVNEVGFPAEDIIFDPNIFAVATGIEEHNNYAVDFIEACAYIRDHLPYALSSGGVSNVSFSFRGNNPVREAIHSVFLYHAIQNGLTMGIVNAGQLEIYDEIPPALRERVEDVVLNRTPEGTDALLAIADDYKGGGAVKEVENEEWRSLPVGKRLEHALVKGITAFIVEDTEECRQQCARPIEVIEGPLMSGMNVVGDLFGAGKMFLPQVVKSARVMKQAVAHLIPFIELEKGDKPEAKGKILMATVKGDVHDIGKNIVGVVLGCNGYDIVDLGVMVPAEKILQTAREQKCDIIGLSGLITPSLDEMVHVAREMQRQDFHLPLMIGGATTSKAHTAVKIEPKYSNDAVIYVTDASRAVGVATQLLSKELKPGFVEKTRLDYIEVRERTANRSARTERLSYEQSIAAKPKYDWAGYQPVVPSFTGVKVLENIDLKVLAEYIDWTPFFISWDLAGKYPRILTDEVVGEAATALFKDAQEMLAKLIDEKLISARAVFGFWPANQVNHDDIEVYGADGQPLAQLHHLRQQTIKPDNKPNFSLADFVAPKDTGITDYVGGFITTAGIGAEEVAKAYQDKGDDYNSIMVKALADRLAEACAEWLHEQVRKDYWGYAKDEHLDNEALIKEQYSGIRPAPGYPACPDHTEKETLFRLLDGTAIGETGPSGVFLTEHFAMFPAAAVSGWYFAHPQAQYFAVGKVDKDQVQSYTARKGQKLSVSERWLAPNLGYDN; translated from the coding sequence ATGTCTGACCGCAGCGCTCGTTTCCAAGCACTTCAGCAAGCACTCAAAGAGCGCATCCTGATTCTCGATGGCGGCATGGGTACTATGATCCAAAGCTACCGCCTCGAGGAACACGACTATCGTGGCACGCGCTTCGCCGATTGGCCAAGCGATGTCAAAGGCAACAACGACCTGTTGCTGCTGTCGCGCCCCGACGTCATCGCCGCCATCGAGAAGGCCTACCTGGACGCCGGCGCCGACATTCTCGAAACCAACACCTTCAACGCCACGCAGATTTCCCAGGCCGACTACGGCATGGAGTCGCTGGCCTATGAGCTTAACCTCGAAGGCGCACGCATCGCCCGTCAGGTCGCCGACGCCAAGACCCTCGAAACCCCGGACAAACCGCGCTTCGTTGCCGGCGTGCTCGGCCCCACCAGCCGCACCTGCTCGATTTCCCCGGACGTCAACGACCCGGGCTATCGCAACGTCACCTTTGACCTGCTGGTAGAAAACTACCTTGAGGCGACCCGCGGCCTGATCGCTGGCGGCGCCGACCTGATCCTGATCGAGACCATCTTCGACACCCTCAACGCCAAGGCGGCGATCTTCGCCGTGCAGCAGGTGTTCGAGGAAGACCGCGTCCAATTGCCGATCATGATCTCCGGGACCATCACCGACGCTTCCGGCCGTACCCTGTCGGGGCAGACCACCGAAGCGTTCTGGAACTCGGTGCGCCATGCCAACCCGATCTCGGTGGGCCTGAACTGCGCCCTCGGTGCCAAGGACCTGCGCCCCTACCTCGAAGAGCTGTCGAGCAAAGCCGGCACCCATGTCTCGGCGCACCCCAACGCCGGCCTGCCGAACGCCTTCGGTGAGTACGACGAAACCCCGGCCGAAATGGCCGTGGTGGTCGAAGAGTTCGCCGCCAGCGGCTTCTTGAACATCATCGGCGGCTGCTGCGGTACCACCCCGGGGCATATCCAGGCGATTGCCGAGGCGGTCGCCAAGTACCCGCCACGGGCCATTCCCGACATCCCCAAGGCCTGCCGGCTGTCGGGCCTTGAGCCGTTCACCATCGACCGCAACTCGTTGTTCGTCAACGTCGGTGAGCGCACCAACATCACCGGTTCCGCCAAGTTCGCCCGCCTGATCCGCGAAGAGAACTACACCGAAGCGCTGGAAGTCGCCCTGCAGCAGGTCGAGGCCGGCGCCCAGGTGATCGACATCAACATGGACGAAGGGATGCTCGATTCCCAGGCGGCCATGGTCAAGTTCCTCAACCTGATCGCCGGTGAACCGGACATCTCCCGCGTACCGATCATGATCGACTCCTCCAAGTGGGAAGTGATCGAAGCCGGCCTCAAGTGCATCCAGGGCAAGGGCATCGTCAACTCGATCTCGATGAAGGAAGGCGTCGAGGCCTTCAAGCATCACGCCAAGCTGTGCAAGCGCTACGGCGCCGCCGTGGTGGTGATGGCCTTCGACGAGGTCGGCCAGGCCGACACCGCCGCACGCAAGCGCGAGATCTGCCAGCGCAGCTACGACATCCTGGTCAACGAAGTGGGCTTTCCGGCCGAAGACATCATCTTCGACCCGAACATCTTCGCCGTTGCCACCGGCATCGAGGAGCACAACAACTACGCCGTCGACTTCATCGAAGCCTGCGCCTATATCCGCGACCACCTGCCCTACGCCCTGAGCTCGGGCGGTGTTTCCAACGTGTCGTTCTCGTTCCGTGGCAACAACCCGGTGCGCGAGGCGATCCACTCGGTGTTCCTCTACCACGCGATCCAGAACGGCCTGACCATGGGTATCGTCAACGCCGGCCAGCTGGAGATCTACGACGAGATCCCGCCGGCGCTGCGCGAGCGGGTCGAGGACGTGGTGCTCAACCGCACCCCGGAAGGCACCGACGCCCTGCTGGCGATCGCCGACGACTACAAGGGCGGTGGCGCGGTCAAGGAAGTCGAGAACGAGGAATGGCGCTCGCTGCCGGTTGGCAAGCGCCTGGAACATGCGCTGGTCAAGGGCATCACCGCCTTTATCGTGGAAGACACCGAAGAGTGCCGCCAGCAATGCGCGCGCCCGATCGAGGTGATCGAAGGCCCGCTGATGAGCGGCATGAACGTGGTCGGCGACCTGTTTGGCGCCGGCAAGATGTTCCTGCCCCAGGTGGTCAAGTCGGCGCGGGTAATGAAGCAGGCGGTAGCGCACCTGATTCCCTTCATTGAACTGGAAAAAGGCGACAAGCCCGAAGCCAAGGGCAAGATCCTCATGGCCACGGTCAAGGGCGACGTGCACGACATCGGCAAGAACATCGTCGGCGTGGTGCTCGGTTGCAACGGCTATGACATCGTCGACCTCGGCGTCATGGTCCCGGCCGAGAAGATCCTGCAGACCGCCCGCGAGCAAAAATGCGACATCATCGGCCTGTCCGGCTTGATCACCCCGTCGCTGGACGAGATGGTCCATGTTGCCCGCGAAATGCAGCGCCAGGACTTCCACCTGCCGCTGATGATCGGCGGCGCCACCACCTCGAAGGCCCACACGGCGGTGAAGATCGAGCCCAAGTACAGCAACGACGCGGTGATCTACGTCACCGACGCCTCACGCGCGGTGGGTGTCGCCACCCAGTTGCTGTCCAAGGAACTCAAGCCAGGCTTCGTCGAGAAGACCCGCCTGGATTACATCGAGGTGCGCGAGCGCACCGCCAACCGCAGCGCCCGCACCGAGCGCCTGAGCTACGAGCAGTCGATCGCCGCCAAGCCCAAGTATGACTGGGCCGGTTACCAGCCGGTGGTGCCGAGCTTCACCGGCGTCAAGGTACTGGAGAACATCGACCTCAAGGTACTGGCCGAGTACATCGACTGGACGCCGTTCTTCATCTCCTGGGACCTGGCCGGCAAGTACCCGCGCATCCTCACTGACGAAGTGGTCGGCGAAGCCGCGACCGCGCTGTTCAAGGATGCCCAGGAAATGCTCGCCAAGCTGATCGACGAAAAGCTGATCAGCGCCCGCGCGGTGTTCGGTTTCTGGCCGGCCAACCAGGTCAACCATGACGACATCGAAGTCTATGGCGCCGATGGTCAGCCACTGGCGCAGCTGCACCACCTGCGCCAGCAGACCATCAAGCCGGACAACAAGCCGAACTTCTCCCTGGCCGACTTCGTCGCACCCAAAGACACCGGCATCACCGATTACGTCGGCGGTTTCATCACCACCGCCGGCATCGGCGCCGAGGAAGTGGCCAAGGCGTACCAGGACAAGGGCGACGACTACAACTCGATCATGGTCAAGGCCCTCGCCGACCGCCTGGCCGAGGCCTGCGCCGAATGGCTGCATGAACAGGTGCGCAAAGACTACTGGGGTTACGCCAAGGACGAGCACCTGGACAACGAGGCGCTGATCAAGGAGCAGTACTCGGGTATCCGCCCTGCCCCGGGCTACCCGGCCTGCCCGGACCACACCGAGAAGGAAACCCTGTTCCGCCTGCTCGACGGCACCGCCATCGGCGAAACCGGGCCCAGCGGCGTGTTCCTCACCGAGCACTTCGCCATGTTCCCGGCGGCGGCGGTCAGCGGCTGGTATTTCGCCCACCCGCAGGCGCAGTACTTTGCCGTCGGCAAGGTCGACAAGGACCAGGTGCAGAGCTACACCGCGCGCAAAGGCCAGAAGCTGAGCGTGAGCGAGCGCTGGCTGGCGCCTAACCTTGGTTATGACAACTGA
- a CDS encoding DUF934 domain-containing protein, with translation MQRIIKNNQIVDETWHLLPKDFNIDEVTNCDDYIVPLQLWREHGHMLKARDGGLGVWLDADEEAEEIGEVANQFQVIALNFPAFTDGRNYSNARLLRDRYKFTGELRAIGDVLRDQLFYMKRCGFDAFALRADKDPVEALKSLQDFSVTYQAATDEPQPLFRRR, from the coding sequence ATGCAGCGAATCATTAAGAACAACCAGATCGTCGACGAAACCTGGCACCTGCTGCCCAAGGATTTCAACATCGACGAAGTGACCAACTGCGACGACTACATCGTGCCGCTGCAGCTGTGGCGTGAACACGGCCATATGCTCAAGGCCCGCGACGGCGGCCTGGGCGTCTGGCTGGACGCCGACGAAGAAGCCGAAGAAATCGGCGAAGTGGCCAACCAGTTCCAGGTCATTGCCCTGAACTTCCCGGCCTTCACCGACGGGCGCAACTACTCCAACGCGCGCCTGCTGCGTGACCGCTACAAGTTCACCGGCGAGCTGCGCGCCATTGGCGACGTGCTGCGCGACCAGTTGTTCTACATGAAGCGTTGCGGCTTCGATGCTTTTGCCCTGCGTGCCGACAAGGACCCGGTCGAAGCGCTGAAGAGCCTGCAGGACTTCTCGGTGACCTACCAGGCCGCCACTGACGAACCGCAACCGCTGTTCCGTCGTCGCTGA
- the sohB gene encoding protease SohB — protein MEFLAEYASFLAKTATLVIAILIVLSAIAGLRGKGRRKGGGQLQVNKLNEFYKDLRERLESSLLDKAQLKALRKQQAKAEKQLKKKPEEKSRVFVLDFDGDIKASATESLRHEISAVLSLATAQDEVVLRLESGGGMVHSYGLAASQLARIRQAGVPLTVCIDKVAASGGYMMACIGDKIVSAPFAILGSIGVVAQLPNVNRLLKKHDVDFEVFTAGEYKRTVTVFGENTEKGREKFQEDLDITHQLFKDFVSRYRPQLHIDDVATGEVWLGIAALNKQLVDQLMTSDEYLSQRAREANLYHLHFAERKSLQERVGLAASGSLEHLAVKLWSRLSGRLW, from the coding sequence GTGGAGTTTCTTGCAGAGTACGCAAGCTTTCTCGCCAAGACCGCGACCCTGGTGATCGCGATTCTGATTGTCCTCTCGGCGATTGCCGGTCTGCGCGGCAAGGGCCGGCGCAAGGGCGGCGGCCAGTTGCAGGTCAATAAGCTCAACGAGTTCTATAAAGACTTGCGCGAGCGCCTGGAAAGCAGCCTGCTGGACAAGGCCCAGCTAAAAGCCCTGCGCAAGCAGCAGGCCAAGGCCGAAAAACAACTGAAGAAAAAGCCCGAAGAAAAAAGCCGGGTGTTCGTCCTCGACTTCGACGGCGACATCAAGGCCTCGGCCACCGAGAGCCTGCGCCATGAAATCAGCGCGGTGCTGAGCCTGGCCACGGCCCAGGACGAGGTGGTGCTGCGCCTTGAAAGCGGCGGTGGGATGGTCCATAGCTATGGCCTGGCGGCCTCGCAACTGGCGCGTATTCGCCAGGCTGGCGTGCCATTGACCGTGTGCATCGACAAGGTCGCCGCCAGCGGTGGCTACATGATGGCCTGCATCGGCGACAAGATCGTCAGCGCACCCTTTGCCATCCTTGGTTCGATCGGCGTGGTGGCGCAGTTGCCCAACGTCAACCGCCTGCTGAAAAAACACGACGTCGACTTCGAAGTGTTCACCGCCGGTGAATACAAACGCACCGTGACCGTGTTCGGCGAGAATACCGAAAAAGGCCGGGAGAAGTTCCAGGAAGACCTGGACATCACCCACCAGTTGTTCAAGGACTTCGTCTCGCGCTACCGCCCGCAGTTGCACATCGATGATGTTGCCACCGGTGAGGTCTGGCTCGGCATTGCCGCGCTGAACAAGCAACTGGTCGACCAGTTGATGACCAGCGACGAGTACCTGAGCCAGCGCGCCCGCGAGGCCAACCTGTATCATCTGCACTTTGCCGAGCGCAAAAGCCTGCAGGAACGTGTGGGCCTGGCAGCCAGCGGTTCGCTCGAACACCTGGCGGTCAAGCTCTGGAGCCGTCTCAGTGGCCGGCTGTGGTAA